The Pseudosulfitobacter pseudonitzschiae genome includes a region encoding these proteins:
- a CDS encoding VOC family protein: protein MPGKVPADTRVGHIHLKVSDLDRAISFYGDVLGFSVTQRYGAEAAFLAAGDYHHHIGLNTWHSKGAGPAPQRAPGLYHSAFLFPDRASLGAALQRVVDAGIALDGAADHGVSEAVYLRDPDGNGVELYRDRDPADWPRDADGQLKMVNSPLDVHALLAEAV from the coding sequence ATGCCCGGTAAAGTTCCCGCCGACACTCGCGTCGGTCATATTCACCTCAAAGTGTCCGATCTTGACCGCGCGATCAGCTTCTATGGTGATGTTCTCGGCTTTAGCGTGACACAGCGCTATGGGGCCGAAGCTGCGTTTCTGGCCGCAGGGGATTATCACCACCATATCGGCCTGAACACCTGGCATTCGAAGGGTGCAGGCCCTGCCCCGCAGCGTGCGCCGGGACTGTATCATTCGGCCTTCCTGTTTCCCGACCGCGCCAGCCTTGGCGCCGCGCTGCAACGTGTCGTGGATGCGGGCATCGCGCTGGACGGTGCGGCGGATCATGGCGTGTCCGAGGCGGTCTATCTGCGTGACCCTGATGGCAACGGCGTCGAGCTTTACCGTGACCGCGATCCTGCCGACTGGCCGCGTGACGCCGACGGGCAGTTGAAAATGGTCAACAGCCCGCTTGATGTTCACGCCCTGCTGGCCGAAGCCGTCTGA
- the trpS gene encoding tryptophan--tRNA ligase, translating to MTDAPASQFTPRVFSGIQPSGGLTLGNYLGALKRFSEMQDEGRECIYCMVDLHAITVWQDPDKLRHNTRELAAGFIASGVDPEKSILFNQSAVPEHAQLAWIFNTVARMGWMQRMTQWKDKAGKNAEKASLGLFAYPALMAADILVYHATHVPVGEDQKQHIELTRDVAAKFNHDYGVDFFPMTEPVIEGAATRVMSLRDGSKKMSKSDPSDASRINLTDDADTIAKKIRKAKTDPDALPSEAKGLEDRPEARNLVNIYAAFTNQSVDQVLAEVGGKQFGEFKPMLADLAVAKLSPISTEMARLLNDTTEIDRVLARGAAQAREITVPILKKTYEIVGLVGA from the coding sequence ATGACTGACGCTCCTGCATCGCAATTCACGCCACGCGTGTTCTCCGGCATCCAGCCGTCGGGCGGATTGACGCTTGGCAACTATCTGGGGGCGCTCAAGCGGTTCTCGGAGATGCAGGATGAAGGCCGCGAATGCATCTACTGCATGGTCGATCTGCACGCGATCACTGTCTGGCAGGATCCTGACAAATTGCGCCATAACACGCGCGAGCTGGCAGCAGGATTTATCGCCTCGGGCGTCGATCCGGAAAAATCGATCCTGTTCAACCAGTCCGCCGTGCCCGAGCACGCGCAACTGGCGTGGATATTCAACACCGTGGCCCGCATGGGCTGGATGCAGCGCATGACGCAATGGAAGGACAAGGCCGGCAAGAATGCCGAAAAGGCCTCGCTGGGCCTGTTCGCCTACCCCGCACTGATGGCCGCCGATATTCTGGTCTATCACGCGACGCATGTGCCTGTGGGCGAAGACCAGAAACAGCATATCGAACTGACGCGCGACGTCGCGGCCAAGTTCAACCACGACTATGGCGTTGATTTCTTCCCGATGACCGAGCCGGTGATCGAAGGTGCCGCAACGCGCGTCATGTCCTTGCGCGACGGCTCAAAGAAGATGTCGAAATCGGACCCTTCGGACGCCAGCCGCATCAACTTGACGGACGACGCCGACACTATCGCCAAGAAGATCCGCAAGGCCAAGACCGATCCCGACGCCCTGCCATCCGAGGCAAAGGGGCTGGAAGACCGCCCCGAGGCACGCAATCTGGTCAACATCTATGCCGCCTTCACTAACCAGAGCGTCGATCAGGTGCTGGCCGAGGTTGGCGGCAAGCAGTTCGGTGAATTCAAACCGATGCTGGCCGATCTGGCCGTGGCCAAGCTGTCGCCGATCTCGACCGAGATGGCGCGGCTGCTAAACGACACCACCGAGATTGACCGCGTTCTGGCACGTGGCGCCGCGCAGGCCCGCGAGATCACCGTTCCGATCCTTAAGAAAACCTATGAGATTGTCGGGCTGGTCGGCGCCTGA
- a CDS encoding class II histone deacetylase has protein sequence MTTGFFWDERSMWHAGGNYAFTLPIGGLVQPMAAGGLPESPETKRRLVNLMNVTGLMREMDVRTAPEATTEDLLRVHPKNYLDTFKQMSDNGGGELGLRVPFARGGYELAALSAGLSIAAVDAVLTGNVQNAYALSRPPGHHCLPDFPNGFCLMANIAIAIEAAKAKGLIGRVAVLDWDVHHGNGTEAIFYDRDDVLTISFHQEGNYPLDTGALADRGKGAGTGYNINLPLPAGAGHTAYLHAMDHVAVPAIRDFAPDIIIIACGYDASAVDPLARMLATADTYRQMTLKIKNLAAELCDGKLVLVHEGGYSEAYVPFCAHAAVEALSGSDIVAADPFGQTFISRQPGERLDAFLIGEIDRMAKELAL, from the coding sequence ATGACCACAGGATTTTTCTGGGACGAACGCAGCATGTGGCACGCGGGGGGCAACTATGCCTTTACGCTGCCCATCGGGGGTTTGGTGCAACCGATGGCCGCCGGTGGTCTGCCCGAAAGCCCCGAAACCAAGCGGCGGCTGGTGAACCTGATGAATGTCACCGGCCTGATGCGCGAAATGGACGTGCGCACCGCACCCGAAGCCACCACCGAAGACCTGCTGCGCGTTCACCCGAAAAACTATCTGGATACGTTCAAACAGATGTCCGACAACGGCGGCGGCGAACTGGGCCTGCGCGTTCCGTTTGCCCGTGGCGGTTATGAACTGGCGGCGCTGTCGGCGGGCCTCTCGATTGCAGCCGTTGATGCCGTACTGACCGGAAACGTGCAGAACGCCTATGCGCTCAGCCGTCCGCCCGGACACCACTGTCTGCCCGACTTTCCGAACGGCTTTTGCCTGATGGCCAACATCGCCATCGCCATCGAAGCCGCCAAAGCAAAAGGGCTGATAGGTCGCGTGGCCGTGCTGGATTGGGACGTTCATCACGGCAATGGCACCGAGGCGATTTTCTATGACCGCGACGACGTGCTGACGATCTCGTTCCACCAAGAGGGTAACTATCCGCTGGACACTGGCGCACTGGCCGACCGTGGCAAAGGTGCCGGGACCGGCTATAACATCAACCTGCCACTGCCTGCGGGCGCGGGCCACACCGCCTATCTGCACGCGATGGACCACGTGGCCGTCCCTGCGATCCGCGACTTTGCGCCTGACATCATTATCATCGCCTGCGGCTACGATGCCTCGGCGGTCGATCCTCTGGCGCGGATGCTGGCGACTGCCGACACCTATCGCCAGATGACACTGAAGATCAAAAACCTTGCCGCAGAGCTGTGCGACGGGAAACTGGTGCTGGTTCACGAGGGTGGCTATTCCGAGGCCTATGTGCCCTTCTGCGCCCACGCCGCAGTCGAGGCGTTGTCAGGCAGTGACATCGTTGCTGCCGACCCCTTTGGTCAGACCTTTATCAGCAGGCAACCCGGCGAACGCCTTGACGCATTTCTGATCGGTGAAATCGACCGTATGGCGAAGGAGCTGGCCTTGTAA
- a CDS encoding EI24 domain-containing protein — translation MIFASFFAALGQIGDPRFRRVLLLGVVLTIALLVAFTTGLVWLIDALTADSVDAPIVGEITWLDDILSWGSVFLMLVLSVFLMVPVASAITSMFLDEVAQAVEDEHYPNLPPAINVPFGDAVRDTVNFLGVLIGANLLAIIVYVILTLMLMPFLTPLVFWALNGFLLGREYFTLAAMRRVGREQARVLRSQHRMTIFFAGFLMAIPLSVPLVNLLIPILGAATFTHLFHRLQMAGPSGRTSQYRAN, via the coding sequence ATGATTTTCGCATCGTTCTTTGCTGCCTTGGGCCAAATCGGCGATCCGCGCTTTCGGCGGGTTCTATTGCTGGGCGTCGTTTTGACCATCGCACTGCTGGTGGCCTTTACCACCGGACTGGTCTGGCTGATTGATGCGCTGACCGCCGACAGCGTCGATGCCCCGATTGTGGGCGAAATCACATGGCTGGATGACATTCTAAGCTGGGGCTCGGTGTTTTTGATGCTGGTGCTGTCGGTGTTCTTGATGGTGCCTGTGGCCTCTGCCATCACGTCGATGTTTCTCGACGAGGTGGCCCAAGCGGTCGAGGATGAGCATTATCCCAACCTGCCCCCCGCCATCAACGTGCCCTTTGGCGATGCGGTGCGCGATACCGTGAACTTTCTGGGCGTGTTGATCGGCGCCAACCTTTTGGCGATCATCGTCTATGTGATCCTGACGCTGATGCTGATGCCTTTTCTGACACCCTTGGTGTTCTGGGCGCTGAACGGGTTTCTGTTGGGCCGTGAATATTTCACATTGGCCGCCATGCGCCGGGTCGGGCGCGAACAGGCGCGTGTGCTGCGCAGCCAGCACCGCATGACCATCTTTTTCGCAGGCTTCCTGATGGCTATTCCGCTGTCAGTGCCGCTGGTGAACCTGCTGATCCCTATTCTGGGCGCCGCAACCTTTACCCATTTGTTCCATCGGTTGCAGATGGCGGGCCCATCCGGTCGAACCAGTCAATATCGCGCAAACTGA
- a CDS encoding nitroreductase family protein has protein sequence MPETDHAALNFLLSRRSRPAKTLAMPVPDRTALEQILTAAARTPDHGKLEPWRFIVIEKAAMPRLADLAGTRGKVLGLDDEQVEKGRSQFDMGHLAIAVIEVHVPSPNIPPLEQTYSAGAVCLSLLNAALAAGWGANWLSGWPSHDRVFMQEAFGLKDNERIAGLIHVGTETSAPPDRPRPDIAAKTTWLSE, from the coding sequence ATGCCTGAAACTGATCACGCCGCCCTGAATTTCCTGCTATCGCGCCGCAGCCGCCCGGCCAAGACGCTGGCCATGCCCGTGCCAGACCGCACCGCACTGGAGCAAATCCTGACCGCAGCCGCGCGCACGCCTGATCATGGCAAGCTTGAACCGTGGCGGTTTATCGTGATCGAAAAGGCTGCGATGCCACGCCTGGCCGATCTGGCCGGAACCCGGGGCAAGGTGCTGGGGCTGGACGACGAACAGGTCGAAAAGGGCCGCAGCCAGTTCGACATGGGCCATCTGGCAATCGCCGTGATCGAGGTCCATGTCCCGTCGCCAAATATCCCGCCGCTGGAACAGACCTATTCCGCTGGCGCTGTCTGCCTGTCGCTGCTGAACGCGGCACTGGCTGCGGGCTGGGGCGCCAACTGGCTGTCAGGATGGCCCAGCCATGACCGCGTGTTCATGCAAGAAGCCTTTGGTCTGAAAGACAACGAACGCATCGCGGGCCTGATCCACGTCGGCACCGAAACCAGCGCCCCGCCCGACCGGCCACGCCCTGATATTGCCGCCAAAACCACATGGTTGTCAGAATGA